A genomic region of Drosophila simulans strain w501 unplaced genomic scaffold, Prin_Dsim_3.1 Segkk87_quiver_pilon, whole genome shotgun sequence contains the following coding sequences:
- the LOC123327446 gene encoding uncharacterized protein LOC123327446 — protein MKSALIHAELWEVVCGRVVKNESDSAELKALCDAKDEKSLATRKEISIDVELDSLLQRFWEVENCPGPIVQATKEELDCEAHFVKNYTRLPAGDYSVRLPLKLHLDSLGDSYPQSLQRFLSLERKLTKHPGLRVKYAAFIKKYHDLGHMSPVPASEVSSCRYFLPHHCVMKEDSTTTKLRVVLDGSAATSTGYSLNDVLIAGPVIKPKHIIITS, from the exons ATGAAGAGTGCCTTAATTCATGCGGAATTATGGGAGGTAGTGTGTGGACGTGTGGTTAAAAACGAAAGTGATAGTGCTGAGCTAAAGGCTTTGTGCGACGCGAAGGACGAAAAATCATTGGCAA ccagAAAGGAAATCAGCATTGATGTTGAACTTGATTCACTTCTGCAGCGCTTTTGGGAGGTAGAAAATTGTCCCGGCCCAATAGTTCAAGCCACTAAGGAGGAGCTAGATTGCGAGGCCCACTTTGTTAAAAATTACACCCGACTGCCAGCTGGCGATTACTCGGTACGGTTGCCGCTAAAACTCCATTTGGACTCTTTAGGAGATTCCTATCCTCAGTCTTTGCAGAGATTCTTGTCGCTGGAAAGGAAGCTTACAAAGCACCCTGGCTTGAGGGTTAAATATGCGGCCTTCATTAAGAAATATCATGATCTGGGACATATGTCGCCTGTGCCTGCCTCCGAGGTCAGCTCGTGCCGATATTTTTTGCCACATCACTGCGTCATGAAGGAGGATAGCACTACCACCAAGCTTCGCGTTGTCTTAGACGGATcagctgccacttccactggtTACTCGCTTAACGATGTGTTAATAGCTGGCCCGGTCATCAAGCCCAAGCACATCATCATCACATCCTAG